A region of Elusimicrobiota bacterium DNA encodes the following proteins:
- a CDS encoding NADH-quinone oxidoreductase subunit N — protein MIASLSLIRAELLLTAAAVFLLLLDNGRQERKGLSVWIAGLALGIGAWLVLDSSDGTAFNVETLDAGGRFLKVLILGAVLLVLALCHGFSGFEGTEDHPFHWCTFAGLLLLSSVGLLLMVSANDFLMILISVELVSVTSFILTGFRKDDRRGSEAAIKYFLVGAFSSGLMVYGMSLLYGVTGGTSVSSLFGPGVASLPALPLTGALFFLLAGFGFKLALVPFHMWAPDVYEGAPTPITAFLSVAPKAAAFGLMIRVFQNHGALHVSTLLAVLAALTMTVGNLAALRQTNVKRLLAYSSIAQMGYVMMGIVAAGPAGLRSVLVYLTAYVFTNLGAFASVIAVTEDAKTESIEGFAGLAFRSFPLALLTTFFLLSLTGIPPLVGFIGKFSLFSAVLQTPGLVWLAVVGAVNSVISLAYYFSIVRVMFFVPASRMERVSLSLPVRGCLGVTSLATVGVGVFPNLLLVLVKAVWP, from the coding sequence ATGATCGCTTCGCTCTCCCTCATCCGCGCTGAACTTCTTTTGACGGCCGCCGCCGTTTTCCTGCTCTTATTGGACAACGGCCGGCAGGAGCGGAAAGGCCTTTCGGTTTGGATCGCCGGGTTGGCCTTGGGGATCGGCGCATGGCTGGTGTTGGACAGCTCGGACGGAACGGCGTTCAACGTTGAGACGCTGGACGCCGGGGGGCGGTTTCTGAAGGTCTTGATTCTGGGCGCGGTCTTGCTGGTCTTGGCTCTTTGCCATGGATTTTCCGGTTTCGAGGGAACGGAAGACCATCCGTTTCACTGGTGCACGTTTGCCGGCCTTTTACTGCTGTCTTCGGTCGGGCTGTTGCTGATGGTGTCGGCCAATGATTTCCTGATGATCCTGATCTCCGTCGAGCTGGTCAGCGTGACCTCCTTCATTTTGACGGGCTTCCGAAAGGACGATCGGCGGGGGAGCGAAGCGGCGATCAAATATTTCCTGGTGGGGGCTTTTTCTTCGGGCCTCATGGTGTATGGAATGTCCCTTCTATACGGAGTAACCGGCGGAACGTCGGTGAGCTCCCTTTTCGGCCCCGGCGTCGCGAGCCTTCCGGCGCTCCCCCTCACGGGAGCACTGTTCTTCCTGTTGGCGGGATTCGGGTTTAAGTTGGCGCTGGTGCCCTTTCATATGTGGGCCCCGGATGTTTACGAAGGCGCGCCCACCCCGATCACGGCTTTCCTTTCGGTGGCGCCCAAAGCGGCGGCGTTCGGTTTGATGATCCGGGTGTTTCAAAACCATGGGGCCTTGCATGTCTCGACGCTCCTGGCGGTTCTGGCCGCGCTCACCATGACCGTGGGGAATTTGGCGGCGCTTCGACAGACCAACGTCAAACGTCTCTTGGCGTATTCGTCCATCGCTCAAATGGGGTATGTGATGATGGGGATCGTGGCGGCGGGTCCGGCCGGTCTGCGGTCGGTTCTGGTTTACCTCACGGCCTATGTGTTCACGAATCTCGGGGCCTTTGCCAGCGTCATCGCCGTGACCGAGGACGCGAAAACGGAATCCATCGAGGGTTTCGCCGGGTTGGCTTTCCGCTCCTTTCCTCTGGCCCTCTTGACAACCTTTTTTCTCCTGTCCCTCACCGGCATTCCTCCCCTGGTTGGGTTCATTGGTAAGTTCTCTCTTTTTTCGGCCGTTCTTCAAACTCCCGGCCTGGTCTGGCTGGCGGTGGTGGGCGCCGTCAATAGCGTCATTTCCTTGGCCTATTATTTTTCCATTGTGAGAGTGATGTTCTTTGTTCCGGCTTCGCGGATGGAGCGGGTTTCCCTGTCTCTGCCGGTGCGGGGGTGCCTGGGTGTGACGTCTTTGGCCACGGTGGGGGTGGGGGTGTTTCCCAATCTTCTGTTGGTGCTCGTCAAGGCCGTATGGCCCTAG
- a CDS encoding polyprenyl synthetase family protein, whose protein sequence is MALVLKLLEPVLRAEEARELTSFLAEIEETLSGVARSKTGFLAQLTDYVLTGSGKRVRPALVFLGSQFGKTDRAALRETALAVEMIHIATLIHDDLVDEAVIRRQRPTVGVKFGEGSAVLLGDYVYAEAFQRLSGLRLSDLMTLFAGATMSMCEGEIAQYETRYRFDLSEELYLSFLRKKTASLMAAACRAGGMLAGLPEGSLKALETFGDRLGLAFQIVDDILDIEGDEAVVGKTLHTDLIHGKMTLPLIDFAAGLSTEKERGRFQDTLRNPNGRVDAFIAELRRSGVLARSKEKVRTLLGEAEVALAPLPDLPAKALLLDVARRLSDRRV, encoded by the coding sequence ATGGCCCTAGTCCTCAAATTATTGGAACCGGTGTTGCGGGCCGAGGAAGCTCGGGAGTTGACGTCTTTTCTCGCGGAAATAGAGGAAACTCTGTCCGGCGTGGCCCGGTCCAAAACGGGTTTTTTGGCCCAGCTGACGGATTATGTTTTGACGGGTTCCGGCAAGCGGGTGCGGCCCGCGTTGGTGTTTCTGGGGTCTCAATTTGGGAAAACCGACCGCGCGGCCCTTCGGGAAACGGCGCTGGCGGTGGAAATGATCCACATCGCCACGCTCATCCATGACGATCTCGTGGACGAAGCGGTCATCCGCCGCCAACGGCCCACCGTGGGAGTCAAATTCGGAGAAGGATCCGCGGTCCTTCTGGGCGACTACGTGTACGCCGAGGCGTTTCAGCGATTGAGCGGTCTCCGGCTTTCGGACCTGATGACGCTTTTCGCGGGCGCCACCATGAGCATGTGCGAAGGGGAGATTGCCCAATACGAAACCCGTTACCGCTTCGATTTGTCCGAGGAGCTTTACCTTTCCTTCCTGAGAAAAAAAACCGCTTCCTTGATGGCCGCGGCCTGCCGGGCGGGCGGGATGCTGGCCGGCCTCCCGGAGGGATCCCTGAAGGCCTTGGAAACGTTCGGCGACCGCTTGGGCCTGGCGTTTCAAATCGTCGACGACATTTTGGATATTGAGGGGGACGAGGCCGTGGTGGGGAAAACCCTGCACACGGACCTCATCCACGGAAAAATGACCCTGCCGTTGATCGATTTCGCCGCGGGCCTTTCAACGGAAAAAGAGCGGGGCCGATTCCAGGATACCTTGCGGAACCCCAACGGGCGGGTGGACGCATTTATCGCGGAATTAAGGCGTTCCGGGGTGCTGGCGCGTTCAAAGGAAAAAGTTCGGACGCTTTTGGGGGAAGCGGAGGTGGCTCTGGCCCCCCTTCCGGATCTCCCCGCGAAGGCGCTCTTGCTCGATGTGGCGCGGCGTTTGTCCGACCGAAGGGTTTGA
- a CDS encoding twin-arginine translocase TatA/TatE family subunit produces MFGMGWQELFLVLLIALLFFGPNNLPELGKSLGKAISAFKKGLKEGEEEGSGTPSVRPPAPPQA; encoded by the coding sequence ATGTTTGGTATGGGATGGCAGGAACTGTTTTTGGTTTTGTTGATCGCGCTTCTTTTCTTCGGCCCGAACAACCTTCCTGAATTGGGGAAAAGTCTTGGAAAGGCCATTTCCGCTTTTAAGAAAGGTTTGAAAGAAGGGGAAGAAGAAGGAAGCGGGACCCCTTCGGTCCGGCCCCCTGCCCCCCCCCAAGCGTAA
- the tatC gene encoding twin-arginine translocase subunit TatC: MSEHLGELRGRLIWSLSTVGGLVVPGWYLSRILIVQMTRVTGPLVFLSPTEAFGAQLRLAGILGLVLGAPVLLYHLWRFIGVALTVSERRVVLGALPISYMLFAVGSALGWFVIVPAGMRFLVGFSSPEIRPTLSVEACVSFALWTSFGLGILFQLPVVIGALAHWGLVRAAVLVRYRRHAFLGILMVAAILTPGPDVFSQLLLALPTYALFEVSVLFARFLEP, from the coding sequence TTGTCGGAGCATTTGGGGGAATTGCGGGGACGGCTCATCTGGAGCCTGTCAACGGTGGGCGGGTTGGTGGTGCCGGGATGGTACCTCAGCCGGATTTTGATCGTGCAAATGACGCGGGTCACCGGGCCCCTGGTGTTCCTCTCCCCGACGGAAGCCTTTGGCGCACAGTTGAGGCTGGCGGGGATCCTTGGGTTGGTTTTGGGAGCGCCGGTCCTCCTTTATCACCTGTGGCGATTCATCGGCGTGGCTCTCACGGTGAGCGAGCGTCGGGTGGTACTCGGCGCCCTTCCCATTTCTTACATGTTGTTCGCGGTGGGGTCTGCGTTGGGCTGGTTCGTGATCGTTCCCGCGGGGATGCGTTTTCTGGTTGGGTTTTCATCGCCGGAAATCCGGCCGACGCTTTCCGTGGAAGCGTGCGTGAGCTTCGCCCTATGGACCTCCTTCGGCTTGGGGATCCTCTTTCAACTTCCGGTGGTGATCGGCGCTTTGGCCCACTGGGGATTGGTGCGGGCCGCCGTGCTCGTTCGCTATCGGCGCCACGCGTTTTTGGGCATCTTGATGGTGGCCGCGATCCTCACGCCCGGGCCGGACGTTTTTTCGCAACTGCTTTTGGCTCTGCCCACGTACGCGCTCTTTGAGGTTTCCGTCTTGTTCGCCCGGTTTCTGGAGCCTTGA
- a CDS encoding ferredoxin family protein codes for MAAIDPDFQKNQKVVKKDEKFGYQIWSPFEPPAKLGIHGTWVAVDFDLCIADGACLDACPENVFAWVDTPGHPASAKKAAPAKEDACIFCMACESVCPVVAIKITPK; via the coding sequence ATGGCTGCCATTGACCCCGATTTCCAGAAAAATCAAAAAGTGGTTAAGAAAGATGAAAAGTTCGGTTATCAAATTTGGAGCCCCTTTGAGCCGCCCGCCAAACTCGGGATCCATGGCACCTGGGTGGCGGTGGACTTCGACCTCTGCATCGCCGACGGCGCGTGCTTGGACGCCTGCCCGGAGAACGTTTTCGCCTGGGTGGACACGCCGGGCCATCCCGCCTCCGCCAAGAAAGCCGCGCCCGCCAAAGAGGACGCTTGCATTTTCTGCATGGCCTGCGAGAGCGTTTGCCCCGTGGTGGCCATCAAGATCACCCCGAAATAG